A genome region from Arthrobacter agilis includes the following:
- the qcrC gene encoding cytochrome bc1 complex diheme cytochrome c subunit, producing the protein MKALSQRRRHPLAAFALLLMALLVTGGLYAAASTANEAQAQTTTFTANDVEEGGKLFSANCASCHGMGATGSDAAPSLVGVGAASVDFQVGTGRMPMQMDGPQAQAKPVQFTEEQISQLAAYVSSLGAGPSIPSEEITDASEGDPSKGGELFRVNCAMCHNAAAAGGALTRGKFAPSIDGTSEKHIYEAMVTGPQNMPVFNDANIAPEDKQDIIAFLKTIEEQGSPGGADLGSLGPVSEGLFIWVAGLGVIIAFTVWLTSRSS; encoded by the coding sequence GTGAAGGCACTCTCCCAGAGGCGGCGTCATCCCCTTGCAGCGTTCGCGCTGCTCCTGATGGCGCTCCTCGTCACCGGCGGGCTGTACGCCGCCGCCAGCACCGCCAACGAAGCGCAGGCACAGACCACCACGTTCACGGCGAACGACGTCGAGGAGGGCGGCAAGCTGTTCTCGGCGAACTGCGCCTCCTGCCACGGCATGGGCGCCACCGGATCCGACGCGGCACCGTCGCTCGTCGGTGTCGGCGCGGCCTCGGTCGACTTCCAGGTGGGCACCGGGCGCATGCCGATGCAGATGGACGGCCCCCAGGCGCAGGCCAAGCCCGTCCAGTTCACCGAGGAGCAGATCAGCCAGCTCGCGGCCTACGTGTCCTCGCTCGGCGCCGGCCCGTCGATCCCCTCCGAGGAGATCACCGATGCCTCCGAGGGTGATCCCTCGAAGGGCGGCGAGCTCTTCCGCGTGAACTGCGCGATGTGCCACAACGCCGCTGCCGCCGGTGGCGCCCTGACCCGGGGCAAGTTCGCCCCGTCGATCGACGGCACCTCCGAGAAGCACATCTACGAGGCCATGGTCACGGGCCCGCAGAACATGCCCGTCTTCAACGACGCGAACATCGCCCCCGAGGACAAGCAGGACATCATCGCGTTCCTCAAGACCATCGAGGAGCAGGGCTCCCCGGGTGGAGCCGACCTCGGCTCGCTCGGCCCGGTCTCCGAGGGACTCTTCATCTGGGTCGCCGGCCTGGGCGTCATCATCGCCTTCACCGTGTGGCTCACGTCGCGGTCCTCCTGA
- the trpD gene encoding anthranilate phosphoribosyltransferase has translation MTTTPAGVQPTWPSIFSSLLSRTDLTTAQSRWAMDTIMAGEASHAQIAGFLIALRAKGESVDELVGLVEAMLGRAHRIAVEGPTLDIVGTGGDGLNTLNISTMASLVAVGAGARVVKHGNRGASSASGAADVIEELGVRLDLAPSDVARTAERAGITFCFAQVFHPSMKHVAVPRRELGVPTAFNFLGPLSNPAGVTAQALGCADARMAPLMAGVLAARGIRALVFRGDDGRDKLTTSGSSTVWEVRDGRVQAHQVHPGDFGLDAVPVDALRGTDATGNAGVVRAVLAGHTGPVRDAVVLNAAAGLVALDDTADGDLVDRIRAAMDRARASIDSGAAADVLERWIEATRSC, from the coding sequence CTGACAACGACCCCTGCAGGGGTGCAACCGACCTGGCCGTCCATCTTCTCGTCCCTCCTGTCAAGGACGGATCTGACGACGGCGCAGAGCCGCTGGGCGATGGACACGATCATGGCGGGTGAGGCGAGCCACGCCCAGATCGCGGGCTTCCTGATCGCCCTGCGCGCCAAGGGCGAGTCGGTCGACGAACTGGTCGGGCTCGTCGAGGCGATGCTGGGACGCGCGCACCGCATCGCTGTCGAAGGACCGACCCTGGACATCGTCGGGACCGGCGGTGACGGCCTGAACACACTGAACATCTCGACCATGGCGTCGCTCGTGGCGGTCGGGGCCGGGGCGAGGGTCGTCAAGCACGGGAACCGGGGGGCGTCGTCGGCGTCCGGGGCGGCCGACGTCATCGAGGAGCTGGGCGTCCGGCTCGACCTCGCGCCGTCCGACGTCGCGAGGACGGCCGAGCGGGCGGGGATCACGTTCTGCTTCGCGCAGGTCTTCCACCCCTCGATGAAGCACGTGGCCGTCCCACGGCGTGAGCTCGGCGTGCCGACGGCGTTCAACTTCCTCGGGCCGCTAAGCAATCCGGCCGGGGTCACGGCCCAGGCGCTCGGCTGCGCCGACGCGAGGATGGCTCCCCTGATGGCCGGCGTGCTCGCGGCCCGCGGCATCCGGGCCCTCGTCTTCCGCGGCGACGACGGCCGCGACAAGCTCACCACCAGCGGGTCCTCGACGGTGTGGGAGGTCCGCGACGGTCGGGTGCAGGCGCATCAGGTGCACCCGGGGGACTTCGGCCTCGACGCCGTGCCGGTCGACGCGCTCCGCGGCACCGACGCGACCGGCAACGCGGGCGTGGTGCGTGCAGTACTGGCCGGCCACACGGGTCCGGTACGCGACGCCGTCGTCCTGAATGCCGCCGCCGGCCTCGTGGCGCTCGACGACACCGCCGACGGGGACCTCGTCGACCGGATCCGGGCGGCGATGGACCGCGCCCGCGCCTCCATCGACTCCGGGGCGGCGGCGGACGTGCTCGAGCGGTGGATCGAGGCCACCCGGTCCTGCTGA
- a CDS encoding nitronate monooxygenase, with product MTDPSAVLPDPVPLPFALRRPIIGAPMAGGPSTPALAAAVTDAGGLGFLAGGNKTPQQLADQIATTRTLTSGLIGVNLFVVSANHADEDELEAYRQELQPDADRYGVEVGAPSWDDDAWHAKLDVIRDLGPDVVSFTFDCPDADVLQELNALGIHTAVTVTSTDEARTAAERGARILIVQGPDAGGHRATFDPAAEPGTEPLPDLVTAIRNTTDRPLIAGGGISTRTQVRAILDTGAAAVQVGTALLLADEAGTTPAHRSALQDPVFTETKVTRAFTGRPARGLRNRFMDDHERNDHAYPQIHHMTAPLRAAAAAHNDLQALHLWAGTGYRHSRSGPAANIIADLTP from the coding sequence GTGACGGATCCCTCCGCGGTCCTGCCCGATCCGGTTCCCCTGCCCTTCGCGCTGCGCCGACCGATCATCGGGGCACCGATGGCCGGAGGACCCTCCACCCCGGCACTCGCCGCCGCCGTGACCGACGCCGGCGGCCTGGGATTCCTCGCCGGCGGGAACAAGACACCGCAGCAGCTCGCAGACCAGATCGCCACCACGAGGACCCTCACCTCGGGGCTCATCGGGGTCAATCTCTTCGTCGTGTCAGCCAACCATGCCGACGAGGACGAGCTGGAGGCCTACCGGCAGGAACTGCAGCCCGACGCCGACCGGTACGGCGTCGAGGTCGGTGCCCCCAGCTGGGACGACGACGCCTGGCACGCCAAGCTGGACGTGATCCGGGACTTGGGACCCGACGTGGTGTCGTTCACCTTCGACTGTCCGGACGCCGACGTCCTGCAGGAGCTGAACGCCCTCGGCATCCACACCGCCGTCACCGTCACCTCCACGGACGAGGCACGCACCGCCGCCGAACGCGGCGCGCGGATCCTCATCGTGCAGGGCCCCGACGCCGGCGGCCACCGCGCCACGTTCGATCCGGCCGCCGAGCCCGGCACCGAGCCGCTCCCCGACCTGGTCACCGCCATCAGGAACACCACCGACCGTCCGCTGATCGCCGGCGGTGGCATCAGCACCCGGACGCAGGTCCGCGCGATCCTGGACACCGGCGCCGCAGCCGTGCAGGTCGGGACCGCCCTTCTCCTGGCCGACGAAGCCGGAACGACCCCGGCTCACCGCTCAGCCCTGCAGGACCCGGTCTTCACCGAAACGAAGGTGACCCGCGCCTTCACCGGCAGGCCCGCCCGCGGACTGCGGAACCGGTTCATGGACGACCACGAACGCAATGATCACGCCTACCCGCAGATCCACCACATGACCGCACCCCTGCGGGCGGCCGCGGCCGCGCACAACGACCTGCAGGCACTGCACCTCTGGGCCGGCACCGGCTACCGTCACAGTCGCTCCGGGCCGGCCGCGAACATCATCGCCGACCTGACACCCTGA
- a CDS encoding GntR family transcriptional regulator, with translation MPRPFDADRLDDASGTPKHVQLRESLRRYIRQFGEPGAGIPSERQLSEYFGVARMTVRQAVDALVAEEVLERVVGLGTFVARAKVDLHMKMTSYTEEMIRRGMVPDARVLSFEQQGASPLVARELQIEIGQPVVRFRRQLLADGEPMSVDENFLPAHRVKGLLDGPPPTSLYNVLSEKYGLVMEWGEDTIEATAASPSIARLLNVEMNAPLLKIQRHAYVARAMIDYSVSYYRADRYKLWVPLQRPGVRTPRAYSSKRLG, from the coding sequence CTGCCCAGGCCTTTCGACGCGGACCGCCTCGACGACGCGTCCGGCACACCCAAGCACGTCCAGCTCCGGGAGAGCCTGCGCCGCTACATCCGGCAGTTCGGGGAGCCCGGGGCCGGCATCCCGTCCGAGCGGCAGCTGAGCGAGTACTTCGGCGTGGCACGCATGACCGTCCGGCAGGCCGTCGACGCGCTCGTCGCGGAGGAGGTACTGGAGCGGGTGGTGGGCCTGGGGACCTTCGTGGCGCGGGCCAAGGTGGACCTGCACATGAAGATGACGTCCTACACGGAGGAGATGATCCGCCGCGGGATGGTGCCCGACGCCCGGGTCCTCAGTTTCGAGCAGCAGGGAGCGAGCCCCCTGGTGGCGCGGGAGCTGCAGATCGAGATCGGCCAGCCGGTCGTCCGGTTCCGGCGTCAGCTCCTCGCCGACGGGGAGCCCATGAGCGTCGACGAGAACTTCCTTCCGGCGCACCGGGTGAAGGGCCTGCTCGACGGTCCTCCTCCCACCTCGCTCTACAACGTGCTCAGCGAGAAGTACGGCCTCGTCATGGAGTGGGGGGAGGACACCATCGAGGCGACGGCGGCGTCGCCGTCCATCGCCCGCCTGCTCAACGTGGAGATGAATGCCCCGCTGCTGAAGATCCAGCGGCATGCGTACGTGGCGCGGGCGATGATCGACTACTCCGTGTCCTACTACCGCGCCGATCGCTACAAGCTGTGGGTGCCCCTGCAACGCCCGGGCGTCCGCACGCCGCGTGCGTACAGCTCCAAGCGACTCGGGTGA
- a CDS encoding phosphatidic acid phosphatase, whose translation MSALPTAQGRSMSDRLAVAVSEVFAPAVLLSLFLVLAALHSAAWPESVLLAAVAVGFTAALPLVGVIALVRRGYLVDHHISDRRQRLPVLAGTLVSIGIGLALLLRLDAPAAVVGAVVCTVAGVLAVLVVNLWWKLSAHSAVAVFAVVGMLALFGAWASPLVLVPAAVGWSRVRLLAHTPGQVAAGYAVGALIGGAFALLVAAG comes from the coding sequence ATGAGTGCTCTTCCGACCGCACAGGGACGGTCGATGTCGGACCGGCTCGCGGTCGCGGTCAGCGAGGTCTTCGCCCCCGCCGTCCTCCTGTCCCTGTTCCTGGTGCTCGCGGCCCTGCACTCCGCTGCCTGGCCGGAGAGCGTGCTCCTCGCGGCCGTGGCCGTCGGTTTCACCGCGGCCCTGCCCCTCGTCGGCGTCATCGCCCTCGTGCGCCGCGGGTATCTCGTCGACCACCACATCAGCGATCGCCGCCAGCGGTTGCCCGTGCTCGCCGGGACCCTCGTGTCGATCGGCATCGGCCTCGCACTGCTCCTCCGCCTCGACGCGCCGGCCGCGGTGGTCGGGGCTGTGGTGTGCACCGTCGCAGGGGTGCTCGCGGTCCTGGTCGTGAACCTCTGGTGGAAGCTCTCGGCGCATTCCGCGGTCGCCGTGTTCGCCGTCGTCGGCATGCTCGCGCTGTTCGGTGCGTGGGCGTCCCCCCTCGTGCTGGTCCCCGCGGCCGTCGGCTGGTCGCGCGTCCGGCTCCTCGCCCACACCCCGGGCCAGGTGGCGGCCGGCTACGCCGTCGGGGCCCTCATCGGAGGTGCGTTCGCTCTCCTCGTGGCGGCCGGTTGA
- a CDS encoding cysteine hydrolase family protein yields the protein MTTLQNRPNTALLVIDVQNGVVSGAHARDTVVATINGLVDRARTASAPVVWVQHADADLEAGSEPWQIVPELEPLASEAVVHKTYGDSFEGTDLEEVLAAAGVGRLVVSGAQTDACIRSTIHGAFARGYDVTLVGDAHTTEDLSAYGAPTPDQVIGHTNMYWQYQTAPGRTAGVVAAGEVAFSA from the coding sequence ATGACCACCCTCCAGAACCGCCCGAACACCGCACTCCTGGTCATCGACGTGCAGAACGGCGTCGTCTCCGGCGCCCATGCGAGGGACACCGTGGTCGCCACCATCAACGGTCTCGTCGACAGGGCCCGTACCGCCTCCGCGCCCGTGGTGTGGGTGCAGCACGCCGACGCGGACCTGGAGGCGGGAAGCGAACCGTGGCAGATCGTGCCGGAGCTGGAGCCCCTCGCGTCGGAGGCCGTCGTGCACAAGACGTACGGGGACTCGTTCGAGGGAACCGATCTCGAGGAGGTCCTCGCGGCCGCCGGCGTAGGCAGGCTCGTGGTCTCGGGTGCCCAGACGGATGCGTGCATCCGCTCCACCATCCACGGGGCATTCGCCCGGGGGTACGACGTGACGCTCGTCGGCGACGCGCACACCACCGAGGACCTCAGCGCCTACGGGGCCCCGACGCCCGACCAGGTCATCGGCCACACCAACATGTACTGGCAGTACCAGACGGCGCCCGGGCGGACGGCCGGCGTGGTGGCTGCCGGCGAGGTCGCCTTCAGCGCCTAG
- a CDS encoding Lrp/AsnC family transcriptional regulator yields MITAFVLIQTDAARIPESAQAISEIEGISEVYSVTGEWDLIAIARVSRHEDLADVIADRLSKIEGIRSTTTQIAFRSYSQHDLDAAFSLGFDS; encoded by the coding sequence ATGATCACCGCATTCGTCCTCATCCAGACCGATGCCGCGCGCATCCCCGAGAGTGCGCAGGCCATCTCCGAGATCGAGGGCATCAGCGAGGTCTACTCGGTGACCGGCGAATGGGATCTCATCGCCATCGCACGCGTGAGCCGTCACGAGGACCTCGCGGACGTCATCGCCGACCGCCTGTCCAAGATCGAGGGCATACGGTCCACGACGACGCAGATCGCCTTCCGGTCCTACTCGCAGCACGACCTCGACGCCGCGTTCTCCCTGGGCTTCGACAGCTGA
- a CDS encoding DUF3054 domain-containing protein has translation MVRRTPVRPHARPTRGDTRRTPLVWHLADVLLVLAFAASGRRTHEHGVTAAGILETAWPFLLAYALTALVARAWRTPGSLVPTAVVLWLGTVVGGLALRALSGAGVAFSFQVVTLLVLGVFLLAPRAVARAIDRRRRVA, from the coding sequence ATGGTCCGCCGCACTCCCGTCCGCCCGCACGCACGGCCGACCCGGGGGGACACGCGGCGCACCCCGCTCGTCTGGCACCTCGCCGATGTCCTCCTCGTCCTGGCCTTCGCCGCGTCCGGTCGCCGTACCCATGAGCACGGGGTCACGGCGGCGGGCATCCTCGAGACGGCCTGGCCGTTCCTCCTCGCCTACGCGCTCACGGCGCTCGTGGCACGGGCGTGGCGCACACCGGGCTCCCTGGTGCCCACCGCGGTCGTCCTGTGGCTCGGGACCGTCGTCGGCGGACTCGCCCTGCGTGCCCTCTCCGGTGCGGGGGTGGCCTTCAGCTTCCAGGTGGTCACGCTGCTCGTCCTCGGCGTGTTCCTGCTGGCACCGCGGGCCGTGGCACGCGCTATCGACCGGCGCCGACGGGTAGCGTAG
- a CDS encoding cytochrome c oxidase subunit 4 yields the protein MRIEKNLFLFGVPIFVPVAFIYGWLTEWSEWVGLLGILLVGGLAGMIGFYLAFTGKRVGARPEDRLDAEIHEGSGEQGHFSPWSWWPLVLGLAAATGFLGIAIGFWILYIGLGLAAIALVGWVFEYSRGYHAH from the coding sequence ATGAGGATCGAGAAGAACCTGTTCCTTTTCGGTGTGCCGATCTTCGTGCCGGTCGCCTTCATCTACGGCTGGCTGACGGAATGGTCCGAGTGGGTCGGCCTGCTCGGGATCCTGCTCGTCGGTGGCCTCGCCGGCATGATCGGCTTCTACCTGGCCTTCACGGGCAAGCGCGTCGGTGCACGCCCCGAGGATCGCCTCGACGCCGAGATCCACGAGGGATCCGGCGAGCAGGGCCACTTCAGCCCGTGGAGCTGGTGGCCGCTGGTCCTCGGCCTCGCCGCCGCGACCGGTTTCCTCGGAATCGCCATCGGGTTCTGGATCCTGTACATCGGTCTCGGCCTGGCTGCGATCGCCCTCGTCGGCTGGGTCTTCGAATACAGCCGCGGGTACCACGCCCACTAG
- the qcrB gene encoding cytochrome bc1 complex cytochrome b subunit: MSSSTATPTYVPKTRVGKVTDYVDSRVGGSGIVKEFGRKIFPDHWTFMFGEVALYTFVILLISGTFLTFFYDPSMAETHYEGSYLPLRGVEMSVAYGSSLDISFDVRGGLFMRQIHHWAALLFVASVAVHMLRVFFTGAFRRPREFNWVVGCVLLILSLAAGFTGYSLPDDLLSGNGLRIIDGVMKAIPVVGTYLSFFLFGGEFPGTMIIGRLYVLHILLIPAVILLLIGIHLFMVVLHKHSQFPGPGRTNTNVVGYPVGPVYAAKAGGFFFIVFGVLAAIAAAFTINPIWNYGPYDPSPVSAGTQPDWYIGWVDGALRLMPGTIGDFDFEFMIPFPWGVNALSLNVLIPALVPAIIVFTLMFAWPWIEAWVTKDKREHHLLNRPRNAPTRTAVGVAGVVFYCVLWAAASSDLIATHFLVSLNDVTYWLRFLVFFGPVLAFMVARRIALALQRKDREIALHGRETGRIVRLPHGEFIEVHEPVDDYKRYKLVAFESPEVMVPAPDADGKVSLLDKAHGRLSRFFFEDRVAPVTPKELAASHGDHHDEVAGAKDRESIASH, translated from the coding sequence ATGAGCAGCTCAACTGCGACGCCTACCTACGTGCCGAAGACGCGCGTGGGCAAGGTCACCGACTACGTCGACTCCCGCGTCGGCGGCTCGGGGATCGTCAAGGAGTTCGGCCGGAAGATCTTCCCCGACCACTGGACGTTCATGTTCGGTGAGGTGGCGCTGTACACCTTCGTCATCCTGCTCATCTCCGGCACGTTCCTCACCTTCTTCTACGACCCGTCGATGGCCGAGACGCACTACGAGGGCAGCTACCTGCCCCTCCGCGGCGTCGAGATGTCAGTGGCCTACGGGTCATCGCTGGACATCTCCTTCGATGTCCGCGGCGGCCTGTTCATGCGCCAGATCCACCACTGGGCGGCACTGCTGTTCGTCGCCTCCGTGGCGGTGCACATGCTCCGGGTCTTCTTCACCGGCGCGTTCCGCCGGCCGCGCGAGTTCAACTGGGTCGTCGGTTGCGTGCTGCTCATCCTGAGCCTGGCCGCCGGCTTCACCGGCTACTCGCTCCCCGATGACCTGCTCTCCGGTAACGGCCTGCGCATCATCGACGGCGTCATGAAGGCCATCCCGGTAGTCGGTACGTACCTGAGCTTCTTCCTCTTCGGCGGCGAGTTCCCGGGTACCATGATCATCGGTCGCCTGTACGTGCTGCACATCCTCCTGATCCCCGCCGTGATCCTGCTCCTGATCGGCATCCACCTCTTCATGGTCGTGCTCCACAAGCACTCGCAGTTCCCCGGCCCGGGCCGGACGAACACGAACGTCGTCGGCTACCCCGTGGGACCCGTCTACGCAGCGAAGGCCGGCGGCTTCTTCTTCATCGTGTTCGGTGTCCTCGCCGCGATCGCCGCAGCGTTCACCATCAACCCGATCTGGAACTACGGCCCCTACGATCCCTCCCCCGTGTCCGCGGGAACCCAGCCCGACTGGTACATCGGATGGGTGGACGGCGCCCTGCGCCTGATGCCCGGCACCATCGGGGACTTCGATTTCGAGTTCATGATCCCGTTCCCGTGGGGCGTCAACGCGCTCTCCCTGAACGTCCTGATCCCGGCGCTCGTCCCCGCGATCATCGTCTTCACCCTCATGTTCGCCTGGCCGTGGATCGAGGCCTGGGTCACGAAGGACAAGCGGGAGCACCACCTGCTCAACCGCCCGCGCAACGCTCCGACCCGCACGGCCGTCGGCGTCGCAGGTGTCGTGTTCTACTGCGTCCTCTGGGCCGCTGCGAGCTCGGACCTCATCGCCACGCACTTCCTCGTGTCGCTGAACGATGTGACCTACTGGCTGCGCTTCCTGGTGTTCTTCGGCCCCGTCCTCGCCTTCATGGTCGCTCGGCGCATCGCCCTCGCCCTGCAGCGCAAGGACCGCGAGATCGCCCTGCACGGCCGCGAGACCGGACGCATCGTACGCCTGCCGCACGGTGAGTTCATCGAGGTCCACGAGCCGGTGGACGACTACAAGCGCTACAAGCTCGTCGCGTTCGAGTCGCCCGAGGTCATGGTCCCGGCGCCGGACGCCGACGGCAAGGTCTCGCTCCTCGACAAGGCCCACGGTCGCCTGTCCCGCTTCTTCTTCGAAGACCGCGTGGCCCCCGTGACGCCGAAGGAACTGGCGGCCTCCCATGGAGACCACCACGACGAAGTCGCCGGCGCGAAGGACCGCGAGTCCATCGCGAGCCACTAG
- a CDS encoding dihydrofolate reductase family protein produces the protein MSLVRVHNFSISLDGFGAGDGQALDAPFGHAGSRLMEWAFETSTFRAMGIHGESEGSRGVDEAFASAWGPGIGAEIMGRNKFGPQRGPWEDEAWRGWWGEDPVFHTPVVVLTHHPRPVLSMDGGTAFHFVDADPAAALEQARALAGDGDIRIGGGVATVRQFLEADLIDHLHIVLVPIVLGRGERLWDSLEGLEERFAIEATPSPSGVVHLVFTRRTPPSAGS, from the coding sequence ATGTCCCTCGTCCGCGTGCACAACTTCTCGATCTCCCTCGACGGCTTCGGTGCCGGTGACGGCCAGGCCCTGGACGCCCCCTTCGGTCATGCCGGCTCCCGGCTCATGGAATGGGCGTTCGAGACGAGCACGTTCCGCGCCATGGGCATCCACGGGGAGTCGGAGGGGTCCCGCGGCGTGGACGAGGCGTTCGCCAGCGCGTGGGGTCCCGGGATCGGCGCGGAGATCATGGGACGCAACAAGTTCGGCCCCCAGCGCGGCCCCTGGGAGGACGAGGCGTGGCGGGGCTGGTGGGGTGAGGACCCGGTCTTCCACACCCCCGTGGTCGTCCTGACCCACCACCCCCGGCCGGTCCTCTCCATGGACGGCGGCACAGCCTTCCATTTCGTCGACGCCGATCCGGCCGCTGCGCTCGAGCAGGCGCGCGCCCTGGCCGGTGACGGCGACATCCGCATCGGCGGCGGCGTCGCGACGGTCCGGCAGTTCCTCGAGGCCGATCTGATCGACCACCTGCACATCGTCCTCGTGCCGATCGTCCTCGGCCGGGGCGAACGGCTCTGGGACAGCCTCGAAGGACTCGAGGAGCGCTTCGCCATCGAAGCGACCCCTTCCCCGTCCGGCGTCGTGCACCTCGTCTTCACGCGCCGCACGCCCCCGAGTGCCGGCTCGTGA
- the ctaE gene encoding aa3-type cytochrome oxidase subunit III, translating to MTSATQAPSAAPHPALNRPNMVSVGTVVWLSSELMFFAGLFAMYFTLRSTSSELWAMETEKLNVPFALVNTIILVSSSFSCQFGVFAAERLQPRRTGGVFAFSRWGMVEWFLLTFLLGAIFVSVQAYEYAHLVAEGVSLSSNPFGSAFYMTTGFHGIHVMGGLVAFLFIIGRAFIARQFGHFEATSAIVTSYYWHFVDVVWIGLFIIIYFLQ from the coding sequence GTGACATCTGCGACCCAAGCCCCCAGCGCCGCCCCGCATCCCGCACTCAACCGCCCCAACATGGTCTCCGTAGGAACCGTGGTGTGGCTGTCCAGCGAGCTGATGTTCTTCGCCGGCCTCTTTGCCATGTACTTCACCCTGCGGTCCACCTCCAGCGAGCTGTGGGCCATGGAGACCGAGAAGCTGAACGTGCCGTTCGCCCTCGTTAACACGATCATCCTCGTGTCGAGCTCCTTCAGCTGCCAGTTCGGCGTCTTCGCCGCGGAGCGCCTCCAGCCGCGCAGGACCGGCGGAGTGTTCGCCTTCAGCCGCTGGGGCATGGTCGAGTGGTTCCTCCTGACCTTCCTCCTGGGGGCGATCTTCGTCTCGGTGCAGGCCTACGAGTACGCACACCTCGTGGCCGAGGGCGTCTCGCTGTCCTCCAACCCCTTCGGGTCGGCCTTCTACATGACCACCGGCTTCCACGGGATCCACGTCATGGGCGGCCTCGTCGCCTTCCTCTTCATCATCGGCCGCGCGTTCATCGCCCGCCAGTTCGGCCACTTCGAAGCCACCTCGGCGATCGTCACGTCCTACTACTGGCACTTCGTCGACGTCGTCTGGATCGGCCTGTTCATCATCATCTACTTCCTCCAGTAA
- the qcrA gene encoding cytochrome bc1 complex Rieske iron-sulfur subunit yields the protein MADSSHGAPGTSVTVTTPGRELDQFENPGLPPHRPRLADRDRRAEKRAERQVALLFFISVLGTLLFFVGYFFIPLDQTVERLRLQNLMLGLGTAFAMLGIGVGIVHWAKTLMPDHEVTESRHEIRPEQDRQDAEKIVNDILDESGIKRRPLIRNTLLGAAILAPLPAIAIFRDLGPLPGNALKQTMWDTGVRLTRDPSGTPILASDVTIGSAFHVIPEGLNEVENKLEEKAKAVVLLMRLDPEELNPSPGRENWGYDGIVAYSKICTHVGCPVALYEQQTHHLLCPCHQSTFDLEQECKVIFGPAARPLPQLPIEVDDEGYLVASSDFQEPVGPSFWERG from the coding sequence ATGGCCGACTCTAGTCACGGCGCTCCCGGGACCTCGGTTACCGTCACCACGCCGGGCCGCGAGCTGGACCAGTTCGAGAACCCGGGCCTCCCCCCGCACCGGCCGCGCCTGGCGGACCGGGACCGCCGCGCCGAGAAGCGTGCGGAGCGGCAGGTCGCCCTGCTGTTCTTCATCTCGGTCCTCGGCACCCTGCTCTTCTTCGTCGGCTACTTCTTCATCCCGCTGGACCAGACGGTGGAGCGGCTACGCCTCCAGAACCTCATGCTCGGCCTCGGCACCGCCTTCGCGATGCTCGGCATCGGCGTCGGGATCGTGCACTGGGCCAAGACGCTCATGCCCGATCACGAGGTGACGGAGAGCCGCCACGAGATCCGCCCGGAGCAGGACCGCCAGGACGCCGAGAAGATCGTCAACGACATCCTCGACGAGTCGGGCATCAAGCGCCGGCCGCTGATCCGCAACACGCTCCTCGGAGCGGCGATCCTCGCTCCCCTGCCGGCGATCGCCATCTTCCGCGACCTCGGTCCGCTCCCCGGCAACGCGCTGAAGCAGACCATGTGGGACACGGGCGTCCGCCTGACCCGCGATCCGAGCGGCACCCCCATCCTCGCCTCCGACGTCACGATCGGTTCGGCGTTCCACGTCATCCCCGAAGGCCTCAACGAGGTCGAGAACAAGCTCGAGGAAAAGGCGAAGGCAGTCGTCCTGCTGATGCGCCTGGACCCCGAGGAGCTCAACCCCTCTCCCGGACGGGAGAACTGGGGCTACGACGGAATTGTTGCGTATTCCAAGATCTGCACGCACGTCGGCTGCCCGGTAGCACTCTACGAACAGCAGACACACCACCTGCTGTGCCCCTGCCACCAGTCCACCTTCGACCTCGAGCAGGAATGCAAGGTCATCTTCGGACCGGCTGCACGGCCGCTGCCACAGCTACCCATCGAAGTCGACGACGAGGGCTACCTCGTCGCGTCAAGCGATTTCCAAGAACCCGTAGGACCTAGTTTCTGGGAGCGAGGCTGA